Proteins co-encoded in one Scylla paramamosain isolate STU-SP2022 chromosome 43, ASM3559412v1, whole genome shotgun sequence genomic window:
- the LOC135093501 gene encoding uncharacterized protein LOC135093501: MLAEMSVSACLVPLLSKEEHLLWAKRVKPHLPHCVTIHNNLVQHGLGLVCHDTFYVLRDRPHSVTVLCRKEIIPHTQHIGIFCLKEEVSSLVEALRSSPVIDWEDARRTHLVIHHVPPYVVESMVRLMQEKGMKAQLIARFTFTYDAHLDPHTLRVPAGFRVCRLGRAGVRHLLENAKYGGIPLDLMYRMAEGVPYVGVYQDPTSTQEATVDPENLPVAGDEEIPVAWCCSGPSGDVAKLITHESFRRRGFGKLLTATLARRQAALLGFIPHGIVEVDNSASKAMVYNSPGWRMTHESIRITKCQGSL; encoded by the exons ATGCTTGCAGAGATGAGTGTTTCCGCGTGCTTGGTGCCTCTGCTCTCCAAGGAGGAACACCTGCTGTGGGCTAAGAGGGTCAAGCCACACCTGCCTCACTGTGTTACG ATACACAACAACCTGGTGCAGCACGGACTGGGCTTGGTTTGCCACGACACCTTCTATGTGCTGCGGGACCGGCCACATTCAGTCACCGTACTGTGCAGGAAGGAG ataatcccacacacacaacacatcggTATATTCTGCCTGAAGGAGGAAGTTAGCTCTCTTGTAGAAGCCCTGAGGTCTTCACCCGTGATTGACTGGGAGGACGCGAGGAGGACCCATCTTGTCATCCACCACGTCCCTCCCTACGTTGTTGAGTCCATGGTGAGGCTGAtgcaggagaaaggaatgaaggcgCAGTTAATAGCTCGCTTCACCTTCACCTATGACGCTCACCTGGACCCTCACACGCTTAG GGTACCGGCGGGCTTCCGTGTGTGCAGGCTGGGCAGAGCAGGCGTCCGTCACCTCCTGGAGAATGCTAAGTACGGTGGAATACCCCTGGACCTCATGTACAGGATGGCAGAGGGCGTGCCTTACGTAGGAGTGTACCAGGACCCAACCAGCACACAGGAGGCGACAGTAGATCCAGAGAACCTTCCTGTCGCTGGAGACGAGGAGATACCAGTGGCTTGGTGTTGCTCGGGTCCCTCAGGAGACGTGGCCAAGCTGATAACACACGAGAGTTTCAGGAGACGTGGGTTTGGAAAGCTGCTGACGGCGACGTTAGCGAGGCGACAAGCTGCCCTCCTTGGCTTTATTCCTCATGGTATAGTTGAGGTGGACAATTCTGCCTCTAAAGCAATGGTATATAATTCTCCTGGCTGGAGGATGACACATGAAAGTATCCGGATTACTAAATGTCAGGGGTCTTTATAG
- the LOC135093446 gene encoding uncharacterized protein LOC135093446 — MASLPVNTPSKIGTVLGESLEAGVLAAVEILPWPAGVELGTSWGRQQMSARPSPVFPERHRSVLAEMGGSARLVPLLTKEEHLLWAERVKPHLPYCVTMHNNLVQHGKGLVCHATFYVLRDRPHSVTVLCRNEIIQHTQHIGIFCLKEEVGTLVEALRFSPVIDWEYARRTHLLHLVPPYAVDPMVKLVQERGVKVWLQTCFIFTYDAHLDPHMLRVPAGFRVCRLGRAGVRHLLENAKYGGIPLDLMYRMAEGVPYIGVYQDPTSTQEATVDPENLPVAGDEEIPVAWCCSGPSGDVAKLITDKRFRRHGFGKLLTATLARRQAAHGFIPHAFVEEDNSVSKVMFENSPGWSVTHEIIWIKKLQAPV, encoded by the exons ATGGCTTCTCTTCCCGTCAACACTCCTTCTAAGATTGGgac AGTCCTGGGGGAGTCCTTAGAGGCCGGCGTCCTGGCAGCCGTAGAAATCTTGCCTTGGCCGGCAGGGGTTGAACTAGGAACGAGTTGGGGCCGACAGCAGATGAGTGCCAG ACCCTCTCCTGTCTTCCCTGAGCGACACCGCAGTGTGCTGGCAGAGATGGGTGGTTCCGCACGCCTGGTGCCTCTGCTCACCAAGGAGGAACACCTGCTGTGGGCTGAGAGGGTCAAACCACACTTGCCTTACTGTGTTACG ATGCACAACAACCTGGTTCAGCACGGAAAGGGCCTAGTCTGTCATGCCACCTTCTACGTGCTGCGGGACCGGCCACACTCAGTCACCGTACTGTGCAGGAATGAG ataatccaacacacacaacacatcggAATATTCTGCCTGAAGGAGGAAGTTGGCACTCTTGTAGAAGCCCTGAGGTTTTCACCTGTCATTGACTGGGAGTACGCGAGGAGGACCCATCTTCTCCACCTGGTCCCTCCCTACGCTGTCGATCCCATGGTGAAGCTGGTGCAAGAGAGGGGAGTGAAAGTGTGGTTACAAACTTGCTTCATCTTCACCTATGACGCTCACCTGGACCCTCACATGCTCAG GGTACCGGCGGGCTTCCGTGTGTGCAGGCTGGGCAGAGCAGGCGTCCGTCACCTCCTGGAGAATGCTAAGTACGGTGGAATACCCCTGGACCTCATGTACAGGATGGCAGAGGGCGTGCCTTACATAGGAGTGTACCAGGACCCAACCAGCACACAGGAGGCGACAGTAGACCCAGAGAACCTTCCTGTCGCTGGAGACGAGGAGATACCAGTGGCTTGGTGTTGCTCGGGTCCCTCAGGAGACGTGGCCAAGTTGATAACAGACAAGAGGTTTAGGAGACATGGATTTGGAAAGCTGCTGACGGCGACGTTAGCGAGGCGACAAGCTGCCCACGGTTTTATTCCTCATGCGTTTGTTGAGGAGGACAATTCTGTCTCTAAAGTGATGTTCGAGAATTCACCAGGCTGGAGTGTGACGCATGAAATTATCTGGATAAAAAAACTTCAGGCGCCTGTATAG
- the LOC135093502 gene encoding uncharacterized protein LOC135093502 codes for MSASGRQVRLLTKEEHLLWAARVKPHLPHCVTMHNNLVQHGLGLVCHDTFYVLRDRPHSVTVLCRKEIIPHTQHIGIFCLKEEVGNLIETLRSSPVIDWEDARRTHLVIGHLPLYVVEPMVRLMQEKGVKARLRSCFTFTYDAHLDHRTLRVPAGFRVCRLGRAGVRHLLENAKYGGIPLDLMYRMAEGVPYIGVYQDPTSTQEATVDPENLPVAGDEEIPVAWNCSKPAGDGGMMVIDERFRRHGFGRLLATTLARRQAALYGFIPHVFVEEDNSVARAMGKNMPGWRMTHECIVIMKCQGSL; via the exons ATGAGTGCCTCAGGGCGCCAGGTGCGTCTCCTCACCAAGGAGGAACACCTGCTGTGGGCTGCGAGGGTCAAGCCACACCTGCCTCACTGTGTTACG ATGCACAACAACCTGGTGCAGCACGGACTGGGCCTGGTCTGTCACGACACCTTCTACGTGCTGCGGGATCGGCCACACTCAGTCACCGTACTGTGCAGGAAGGAG ataatcccacacacacaacacatcggTATATTCTGCCTGAAGGAGGAAGTTGGCAATCTTATAGAAACCCTGAGGTCTTCACCCGTGATTGACTGGGAGGACGCGAGGAGGACCCATCTTGTCATCGGCCACCTCCCTCTCTATGTTGTTGAGCCCATGGTGAGGCTGATGCaggagaagggagtgaaggcGCGGTTAAGGTCTTGCTTCACCTTCACCTATGACGCTCACCTAGATCATCGCACGCTCAG GGTACCGGCGGGCTTCCGTGTGTGCAGGCTGGGCAGAGCAGGCGTCCGTCACCTCCTGGAGAATGCTAAGTACGGTGGAATACCCCTGGACCTCATGTACAGGATGGCAGAGGGCGTGCCTTACATAGGAGTGTACCAGGACCCAACCAGCACACAGGAGGCGACAGTAGACCCAGAGAACCTTCCTGTCGCTGGAGACGAGGAGATACCAGTGGCTTGGAATTGCTCTAAGCCCGCAGGAGATGGGGGCATGATGGTAATAGACGAGAGATTCAGGAGACATGGGTTTGGAAGACTGCTGGCGACGACGTTGGCGAGGCGACAAGCTGCTCTTTATGGATTTATCCCTCATGTGTTTGTTGAGGAGGATAATTCTGTCGCTAGAGCGATGGGAAAAAATATGCCAGGCTGGAGGATGACGCATGAATGCATCGTGATCATGAAATGTCAGGGGTCTTTATAG
- the LOC135093503 gene encoding uncharacterized protein LOC135093503 isoform X1, with the protein MSASARLVRLLTKREHLLWAERVKPHLPHCVTVHNNLVQHGKGLVCHATFYVLRDRPHSVTVLFRNEIIPNTQYIGVFCLKEEVGTLVEAVRSSPVIDWEDARRTDLLIHHVPPYAAEPLVGLMQEKGVNMGLKTRFIFTYDAHLHPYTIRVPAGFRVCRLGRAGVRHLLENAKYGGIPLDLMYRMAEGVPYIGVYQDPTSTQEATVDPENLPVAGDEEIPVAWNCSGLSGEMAKLIIDEKFRRRGFGKLLTATLARRQAALLGFIPHCLVEEDNSASKAMVYNSPGWRMTHKCIRITKCHGSF; encoded by the exons ATGAGTGCCTCAGCGCGCCTGGTGCGTCTCCTCACCAAGAGGGAACACCTGCTGTGGGCTGAGAGGGTCAAGCCACACCTGCCTCACTGTGTTACG GTGCACAACAACCTGGTGCAGCACGGAAAGGGCCTGGTCTGTCATGCCACCTTCTACGTGCTGCGGGACCGGCCACACTCAGTCACCGTACTGTTCAGGAATGAG ataATCCCAAACACACAATACATCGGAGTGTTCTGCCTGAAGGAGGAAGTTGGCACTCTTGTAGAAGCCGTGAGGTCTTCACCCGTGATTGACTGGGAGGACGCGAGGAGGACCGATCTTCTCATCCATCACGTCCCTCCCTACGCTGCTGAGCCATTGGTGGGGCTGATGCAGGAAAAGGGAGTGAACATGGGGTTAAAAACTCGCTTCATCTTCACCTATGACGCTCACCTGCACCCTTACACGATCAG GGTACCGGCGGGCTTCCGTGTGTGCAGGCTGGGCAGAGCAGGCGTCCGTCACCTCCTGGAGAATGCTAAGTACGGTGGAATACCCCTGGACCTCATGTACAGGATGGCAGAGGGCGTGCCTTACATAGGAGTGTACCAGGACCCAACCAGCACACAGGAGGCGACAGTAGACCCAGAGAACCTTCCTGTCGCTGGAGACGAGGAGATACCAGTGGCTTGGAATTGCTCGGGTCTCTCAGGAGAAATGGCCAAACTGATAATAGACGAGAAGTTCAGGAGACGTGGGTTTGGAAAGCTGCTGACGGCGACGTTAGCGAGGCGACAAGCTGCCCTCCTTGGCTTTATTCCTCATTGTTTAGTTGAGGAGGACAATTCTGCCTCTAAAGCAATGGTATATAATTCTCCTGGTTGGAGGATGACACATAAATGTATCCGGATTACTAAATGTCACGGTTCTTTTTAG
- the LOC135093503 gene encoding uncharacterized protein LOC135093503 isoform X2 — translation MSASARLVRLLTKREHLLWAERVKPHLPHCVTIIPNTQYIGVFCLKEEVGTLVEAVRSSPVIDWEDARRTDLLIHHVPPYAAEPLVGLMQEKGVNMGLKTRFIFTYDAHLHPYTIRVPAGFRVCRLGRAGVRHLLENAKYGGIPLDLMYRMAEGVPYIGVYQDPTSTQEATVDPENLPVAGDEEIPVAWNCSGLSGEMAKLIIDEKFRRRGFGKLLTATLARRQAALLGFIPHCLVEEDNSASKAMVYNSPGWRMTHKCIRITKCHGSF, via the exons ATGAGTGCCTCAGCGCGCCTGGTGCGTCTCCTCACCAAGAGGGAACACCTGCTGTGGGCTGAGAGGGTCAAGCCACACCTGCCTCACTGTGTTACG ataATCCCAAACACACAATACATCGGAGTGTTCTGCCTGAAGGAGGAAGTTGGCACTCTTGTAGAAGCCGTGAGGTCTTCACCCGTGATTGACTGGGAGGACGCGAGGAGGACCGATCTTCTCATCCATCACGTCCCTCCCTACGCTGCTGAGCCATTGGTGGGGCTGATGCAGGAAAAGGGAGTGAACATGGGGTTAAAAACTCGCTTCATCTTCACCTATGACGCTCACCTGCACCCTTACACGATCAG GGTACCGGCGGGCTTCCGTGTGTGCAGGCTGGGCAGAGCAGGCGTCCGTCACCTCCTGGAGAATGCTAAGTACGGTGGAATACCCCTGGACCTCATGTACAGGATGGCAGAGGGCGTGCCTTACATAGGAGTGTACCAGGACCCAACCAGCACACAGGAGGCGACAGTAGACCCAGAGAACCTTCCTGTCGCTGGAGACGAGGAGATACCAGTGGCTTGGAATTGCTCGGGTCTCTCAGGAGAAATGGCCAAACTGATAATAGACGAGAAGTTCAGGAGACGTGGGTTTGGAAAGCTGCTGACGGCGACGTTAGCGAGGCGACAAGCTGCCCTCCTTGGCTTTATTCCTCATTGTTTAGTTGAGGAGGACAATTCTGCCTCTAAAGCAATGGTATATAATTCTCCTGGTTGGAGGATGACACATAAATGTATCCGGATTACTAAATGTCACGGTTCTTTTTAG
- the LOC135093500 gene encoding uncharacterized protein LOC135093500, producing the protein MIPCDLSRFPWCKCGLLVWPQGITLCQLSLSLSLSLPSVPPGQQHSVLAGMSVSACLVPLPTKEEHMLWAERVKPHLPHSVTIHNNLVQHGLGLVCHDTFYVLRDRPHSVTVLCRKEISPHTQHVGIFCLKEEVDTLVEVLRSSPVIDWECTKRNHLVIHHIPPYAAEPLVRLLQERGLKVWLLTCFTFTYDAHLDHRTLRVAAGFRVCRLGRAGVRHLQKNAKSDRIPIMERMAEGVPYIGVYQDPTSTQEATVDPENLPVAGDEEIPVAWCCSKPSGDMGKLMTDERFRRRGFGKLLTATLARRQAALGFIPHAFVEEDTSASKVMFDNSPDWSVTHENIWIIECQEPL; encoded by the exons ATGATTCCTTGTGACTTGAGTCGATTCCCTTGGTGTAAATGCGGCCTGTTGGTATGGCCGCAAGGGATAACACTGTgtcaactctccctctccctctcgctctccctcccctcagtcCCCCCTGGGCAGCAACACAGTGTGCTGGCAGGGATGAGTGTGTCCGCGTGCCTGGTGCCTCTGCCCACCAAGGAGGAACACATGCTGTGGGCTGAGAGGGTCAAGCCACACCTGCCTCATAGTGTTACG ATACACAACAACCTGGTGCAGCACGGACTGGGCCTGGTCTGTCACGACACCTTCTACGTGCTGCGGGACCGGCCACACTCAGTCACCGTACTGTGCAGGAAGGAG ATAAGCCCACACACGCAACATGTCGGAATATTCTGCCTGAAGGAGGAAGTTGACACGCTTGTAGAAGTCCTGAGGTCTTCACCTGTCATTGACTGGGAGTGCACGAAGAGGAATCATCTTGTCATCCACCACATCCCTCCCTACGCTGCTGAGCCCTTGGTGAGGCTGCTGCAAGAGAGGGGATTAAAGGTGTGGTTACTGACTTGCTTCACCTTCACCTATGACGCTCACCTGGACCATCGCACGCTCAG GGTCGCGGCGGGGTTCCGTGTGTGCAGGCTGGGCAGAGCAGGCGTTCGTCACCTCCAGAAGAATGCTAAGTCTGATAGAATACCCATCATGGAAAGGATGGCAGAGGGCGTGCCTTACATAGGAGTGTACCAGGACCCAACCAGCACACAGGAGGCGACAGTAGACCCAGAGAACCTTCCTGTCGCTGGAGACGAGGAGATACCAGTGGCTTGGTGTTGCTCGAAGCCTTCAGGAGACATGGGCAAGCTGATGACAGACGAGAGGTTCAGGAGACGTGGGTTTGGAAAGCTGCTGACGGCGACGTTAGCGAGGCGACAAGCTGCCCTCGGTTTTATTCCTCATGCGTTTGTTGAGGAGGACACTTCTGCCTCTAAAGTGATGTTCGATAATTCGCCAGACTGGAGTGTGACGCATGAAAATATCTGGATCATTGAGTGTCAGGAGCCTTTATAG
- the LOC135093546 gene encoding Y+L amino acid transporter 2-like encodes MAPRRRDVNPTAPPEDYTACDVETLEDHNVSHATSKDNLIEEEGNFKLKKELGLMDGVGIIVGIIIGSGIFVSPKGVLQFSGSIGVALIVWAVSGILSLVGALCYAELGCLIPRSGGDYAYIYEVFGPIPAFLFLWVTLILILPTSNTVMALTFATYITKPAFPNCEEIPEIPTKLLAAVVICFLTWLNCANVKWAKTVQSVFTAGKVLALSLIIGAGIYHLASGHTENYQKMFYNTNWSVTGISTAFYQGLFSFAGWNTLNFVVEELKEPYKTLPRAICISLPIVTVIYFLTNVAYFAVLDSDAILSSNAVALSFSSEVLGVVTYAMPLFVALSTFGSLNGLIFACSRLFFVGARDGHLPQVLALINTKNYTPVPALVFQGIMTLCMLSTSDTLVLINLVSFSESVFVFMSILALLWLRYKFPNKKRPIKVWLWVAVLFFIVSIFLVVFPVVERPVELGIAIGICLAGVPVYLLCVKLSRKSQKFCAFMSKVTSVCQLLCTGLPEEEDDEEEKQRQEGSGGDGRE; translated from the exons ATGGCACCTAGAAGAAGAGACGTCAACCCAACGGCCCCTCCGGAAGACTACACGGCTTGTGACGTCGAGACTCTTGAAGACCACAACGTCAGCCACGCGACTTCGAAGGATAATCtgatagaggaagaagggaacttTAAACTCAAGAAGGAGCTGGGTTTGATGGACGGGGTGGGAATAATAGTGGGGATTATAATAGGCTCTGGAATCTTCGTGTCTCCAAAGGGCGTGTTGCAGTTTAGCGGAAGTATTGGGGTGGCGTTAATTGTGTGGGCTGTGTCTGGCATCCTGTCCCTCGTGGGTGCTTTGTGCTACGCTGAATTAG GTTGCCTCATCCCTCGCAGTGGCGGAGACTATGCTTACATTTACGAGGTGTTTGGGCCCATAccagccttcctcttcctgtgggTCACCCTGATCCTCATCCTGCCCACCTCCAACACAGTGATGGCCCTCACCTTCGCCACCTACATCACCAAGCCAGCCTTTCCGAACTGCGAGGAAATTCCGGAGATCCCCACCAAGCTCCTGGCCGCCGTGGTGATAT GCTTCCTGACGTGGCTGAACTGCGCTAACGTGAAATGGGCAAAGACAGTGCAGAGTGTGTTCACGGCTGGCAAGGTGCTCGCCCTTTCCCTCATCATTGGCGCCGGCATCTACCACCTCGCCTCTGGACACACGGAGAACTATCAAAAAATGTTCTACAATACCAACTGGAGCGTCACTGGCATCTCCACGGCCTTCTATCAGGGTCTCTTCTCCTTCGCTGGCTG GAACACACTTAACTTCGTGGTGGAGGAGCTCAAGGAACCGTACAA GACACTTCCTCGAGCCATCTGCATTTCACTCCCGATTGTGACTGTGATCTACTTCCTCACCAACGTGGCTTATTTCGCTGTACTGGACTCCGACGCGATCCTCTCCTCCAACGCTGTGGCCctg TCCTTCTCCAGCGAGGTACTGGGGGTAGTGACGTACGCCATGCCACTCTTCGTCGCCCTGTCCACCTTCGGCAGTCTGAACGGGCTGATCTTCGCCTGCTCCCGCCTCTTCTTCGTGGGTGCGAGGGACGGCCACCTTCCTCAAGTCCTGGCGCTTATCAACACTAAGAACTACACGCCAGTCCCTGCTCTAGTTTTCCAG gGAATCATGACTCTTTGTATGCTGTCCACCTCAGACACTCTCGTCCTCATCAACCTCGTCAGTTTCTCCGAGTCAGTGTTTGTGTTCATGTCCATCCTCGCGCTTTTGTGGCTTAGATACAAGTTCCCAAATAAGAAGAGGCCCATTAAG GTATGGCTGTGGGTGGCAGTTCTATTCTTCATCGTCTCTATATTCCTGGTGGTCTTCCCTGTGGTGGAGCGCCCCGTGGAACTTGGCATCGCTATCGGCATCTGTCTGGCCGGAGTTCCCGTGTACCTCCTCTGTGTCAAGCTGTCACGGAAGTCCCAAAAGTTTTGTGCATTCATGAGCAAAGTTACGTCTGTCTGCCAGTTGTTGTGCACTGGTctgccagaggaggaggatgacgaggaggagaagcagagacaGGAGGgttctggtggtgatgggagggaatga